A window from Limnochordia bacterium encodes these proteins:
- a CDS encoding MBL fold metallo-hydrolase — MEPTITLIKHAGVQIVWDERTIYIDPWELPDTVVKQADVVFVTHPHYDHFSNEDIEKIRGTDTVIVVPHEIAGDIPGSIGVAPGDELEVKGIGVEVVPAYNKNKSYHPQDKRWVGYILQLQNTRVYHAGDTDFIPEMSDLQVDIALLPVGGTYTMDFEQAAEAAEAIDPEKAIPIHYGDLVGNEDDAQQFAARFARVKILPKAISQEPF; from the coding sequence ATGGAACCAACAATTACTCTGATAAAACATGCCGGAGTCCAGATTGTCTGGGATGAACGTACTATCTATATTGACCCCTGGGAGTTGCCGGATACGGTGGTGAAGCAAGCGGATGTCGTGTTTGTAACCCATCCTCATTATGATCATTTTTCCAATGAGGACATTGAGAAGATTCGGGGAACCGATACTGTTATTGTTGTTCCCCATGAGATTGCCGGTGACATTCCTGGGTCTATAGGTGTTGCTCCCGGTGACGAACTAGAAGTTAAGGGTATTGGGGTTGAGGTTGTTCCTGCCTATAACAAGAACAAGAGCTATCATCCCCAGGACAAGAGATGGGTAGGCTACATACTCCAATTGCAGAATACACGGGTTTATCATGCTGGGGATACGGATTTCATCCCTGAGATGAGCGATCTACAGGTTGATATAGCCCTTCTTCCTGTAGGAGGAACCTATACCATGGATTTCGAGCAGGCGGCAGAGGCTGCCGAGGCAATTGACCCAGAAAAGGCTATTCCTATTCACTATGGAGACTTGGTTGGTAATGAAGATGATGCTCAACAATTTGCTGCCCGATTCGCCCGGGTCAAGATTTTGCCAAAAGCCATAAGTCAGGAACCCTTCTAG